Proteins encoded together in one Variovorax paradoxus window:
- a CDS encoding primosomal protein N' produces MAWRLDIAVQTPAHAALGDLLSYASAAPLAPGTLVRVPLGRREVLGVVWNDPTSLQGAEPDMALKPVGAALDALAPLGEAWRDLVAFAARYYQRSIGEIALAALPPQLRDLTGTQLARRLKRKTTTGPVAETAEAANLIALSPEQTAALARIEAETGTFLLVGSTGSGKTEVYLRCVADLLARDAGAQALVMVPEINLTPQLEARFKARFGDDAVVSLHSGMTNPQRLASWLAAHSGAARIVLGTRMAVFASMPGLKLIVVDEEHDPSYKQQEGARYSARDLAVWRGQRESAKVILGSATPSLESWHQSRPAEGEDPGGRYVRLAMPSRIGAGELPAVRLVDMNLQPPKTVLSAALLDAIGQRIARGEQSMVFLNRRGYAPVLACADCGWKSECPHCSAYRVFHKIDRTLRCHHCGFTERVPRACPACGNPDIAPVGRGTERLEEHLAELFASVKRPDGNAVRIARIDADSTKKQGALESQLASVHSGEVDVLVGTQMIAKGHDFRRITLVAAVNPDGALFSSDFRAPERLFSLLMQSAGRAGRDAAYLAAQGATAEMWIQTHHAQHPLFAALRRHDYAAFARQQLEERAAAGMPPFAFQALLRADARSQEAAQAFLNAASVAADALEGADRVLRYPAVPLAIQRVANVERAQMLIESPSRAALQRLLAAWQPLLHALRRTPEGKGVIRWLVDVDPHSI; encoded by the coding sequence ATGGCCTGGCGGCTCGACATCGCCGTGCAAACCCCCGCGCATGCGGCGCTTGGCGACCTGCTGAGCTACGCCAGCGCGGCGCCGCTTGCGCCCGGCACGCTGGTTCGGGTGCCGCTGGGCCGGCGCGAAGTGCTGGGCGTGGTGTGGAACGACCCCACCTCGCTGCAGGGCGCCGAGCCGGACATGGCCCTCAAGCCGGTGGGCGCGGCGCTCGATGCGCTCGCGCCCCTGGGCGAAGCCTGGCGAGACCTCGTGGCCTTTGCCGCACGCTATTACCAGCGCTCGATCGGTGAAATCGCGCTTGCAGCCTTGCCGCCGCAACTGCGCGACCTGACCGGCACGCAACTGGCGCGCCGCCTCAAGCGCAAGACCACCACCGGCCCAGTGGCCGAGACGGCCGAGGCAGCCAACCTGATCGCGCTCAGCCCGGAGCAGACCGCAGCCCTCGCGCGCATCGAGGCCGAAACAGGCACCTTCCTGCTGGTCGGCAGCACCGGCAGCGGCAAGACCGAGGTGTACCTGCGCTGCGTGGCCGACCTGCTTGCGCGCGATGCCGGCGCGCAGGCGCTGGTGATGGTGCCCGAGATCAACCTCACGCCGCAGCTCGAAGCGCGCTTCAAGGCGCGTTTCGGGGACGACGCCGTGGTGTCGCTGCACAGCGGCATGACCAATCCGCAGCGGCTCGCAAGCTGGCTTGCGGCGCACAGCGGCGCCGCGCGCATTGTGCTGGGCACGCGCATGGCGGTGTTCGCGTCGATGCCGGGGCTCAAGCTCATCGTCGTCGACGAAGAGCACGACCCCAGCTACAAGCAGCAGGAAGGCGCACGGTATTCGGCGCGCGACCTCGCCGTGTGGCGCGGCCAGCGCGAGAGCGCGAAAGTCATCCTCGGCTCGGCCACGCCCTCGCTCGAAAGCTGGCACCAGAGCCGCCCCGCCGAGGGCGAAGATCCTGGCGGCCGCTACGTGCGGCTTGCCATGCCGTCACGCATTGGCGCAGGTGAACTGCCCGCAGTGCGGCTGGTCGACATGAACCTGCAGCCGCCCAAGACCGTGCTCTCGGCCGCGCTGCTCGACGCCATCGGCCAGCGCATTGCGCGCGGCGAACAGAGCATGGTGTTTCTCAACCGGCGCGGCTATGCGCCGGTGCTGGCCTGCGCCGATTGCGGCTGGAAGAGCGAATGCCCGCACTGCAGCGCCTACCGCGTGTTCCACAAGATCGACCGCACGCTGCGCTGCCACCACTGCGGCTTTACCGAGCGCGTGCCGCGCGCGTGCCCGGCTTGCGGCAACCCCGACATCGCGCCCGTGGGACGCGGCACCGAGCGGCTCGAAGAGCACCTGGCCGAGCTGTTCGCCAGCGTGAAGCGGCCCGACGGCAACGCGGTGCGCATTGCGCGCATCGACGCCGACAGCACCAAGAAGCAGGGTGCGCTCGAATCGCAGCTCGCGTCCGTGCATTCGGGCGAGGTCGATGTGCTGGTCGGCACGCAGATGATCGCCAAGGGGCACGACTTCAGGCGCATCACGCTGGTGGCCGCCGTGAACCCCGACGGCGCGCTGTTCTCCAGCGACTTTCGCGCCCCCGAGCGGCTGTTCAGCCTGCTGATGCAATCGGCCGGGCGCGCGGGGCGCGATGCCGCGTACCTGGCAGCGCAAGGCGCCACGGCCGAGATGTGGATCCAGACGCACCATGCGCAGCATCCGCTCTTTGCCGCGCTGCGAAGGCACGACTACGCCGCTTTCGCGCGGCAGCAGCTCGAAGAGCGCGCCGCGGCCGGCATGCCGCCGTTTGCATTCCAGGCATTGCTGCGCGCCGATGCGCGCTCGCAAGAGGCGGCCCAGGCGTTCCTGAATGCGGCAAGTGTGGCGGCCGATGCACTCGAAGGCGCCGACCGCGTGCTGCGCTACCCCGCGGTGCCGCTGGCCATTCAGCGCGTGGCCAATGTGGAGCGGGCTCAGATGCTGATCGAAAGCCCGTCGCGCGCCGCACTGCAGCGCCTGCTCGCAGCCTGGCAGCCGCTGCTGCACGCGTTGCGCCGCACGCCTGAAGGCAAGGGCGTGATCCGCTGGCTGGTCGACGTCGACCCGCACAGCATCTGA
- a CDS encoding ATP-dependent helicase produces MSSGLNLAQQEAVNYLHGPCLVLAGAGSGKTRVITHKIGRLIQAGLEPKRIAAITFTNKAASEMRERAKGLIGRDAKHVVICTFHALGVRMMREDGAVLGLKPAFSILDSDDVTKILKDAGGTTDTATARIWQWTISKWKNMGLNAAQAEAAAVDDNERITARIMARYEERLTAYQSVDFDDLIGMPLKLLRDYEEVRSKWQNTLGHILVDEYQDTNATQYEVLKALAGERGRFTAVGDDDQSIYGWRGATLDNLRKLPVDYPNLKVIKLEQNYRSTSAILRAANNVIGPNPKLFPKTLFSELGEGEPVRIVDADSEAHEAERAVARIISLRAGDATAQGKQYKEFRDFAILYRANHQARVFEQALRKAQIPYKVSGGQSFFDRAEIKDLCGWFRLWVNNDDDPAFLRAITTPKRGIGHTTLASLGTFASQYKLSLFEALFSPSLPSVMPKRTLEGIHEFGRYINDLEYRARRTMGAEDSRTFMLDWLKEIDYEKHLYDGEDSEQAAAARWTNVLEFVDWMSQRAGGTLDDASGADNNIESERKSLLEVAQTISLLSTISEREQDQNVVTLSTLHASKGLEWPHVMLIGVTEGLLPFKLEDDNGRQLKVSDETLQRLQEERRLMYVGITRAQRSLAVSWTKKRKQGREMVPCVPSRFIAEMGLDKATTREDPREKLKALRAEFARKAQDSAAAAAAAASAS; encoded by the coding sequence ATGTCTTCCGGTCTCAATCTCGCGCAACAAGAAGCTGTCAATTACCTGCATGGCCCCTGCCTCGTGCTCGCGGGTGCGGGCTCGGGCAAGACGCGCGTCATCACGCACAAGATCGGCCGGCTGATCCAGGCCGGCCTGGAGCCCAAGCGCATTGCGGCCATCACCTTCACCAACAAGGCCGCGAGCGAAATGCGCGAGCGCGCCAAGGGGTTGATCGGGCGCGATGCGAAGCATGTGGTGATCTGCACCTTTCACGCACTGGGCGTGCGCATGATGCGCGAAGACGGCGCCGTGCTGGGCCTGAAGCCGGCCTTCAGCATTCTGGACAGCGACGACGTCACCAAGATCCTGAAGGACGCGGGCGGCACCACCGACACCGCCACCGCGCGCATCTGGCAGTGGACCATCAGCAAGTGGAAGAACATGGGCCTGAACGCCGCACAGGCCGAGGCCGCCGCGGTGGACGACAACGAGCGCATCACCGCACGCATCATGGCGCGCTATGAAGAGCGGCTCACGGCCTACCAGAGCGTCGATTTCGACGACCTCATCGGCATGCCGCTCAAGCTGCTGCGCGACTACGAGGAGGTGCGCAGCAAGTGGCAAAACACGCTGGGCCACATCCTGGTGGACGAATACCAGGACACCAACGCCACCCAGTATGAAGTGCTGAAGGCGCTGGCCGGCGAGCGCGGGCGCTTTACCGCTGTGGGCGACGACGACCAGTCGATCTACGGCTGGCGCGGCGCCACGCTGGACAACCTGCGCAAGCTGCCGGTCGACTACCCCAACCTGAAGGTCATCAAGCTGGAGCAGAACTACCGCTCCACCAGCGCCATTCTGCGGGCGGCCAACAACGTGATCGGCCCCAACCCCAAGCTGTTCCCGAAGACGCTGTTCTCGGAGCTGGGCGAAGGCGAGCCGGTGCGCATTGTCGATGCCGACTCCGAGGCGCACGAGGCCGAGCGCGCGGTGGCGCGCATCATCAGCCTGCGCGCGGGCGACGCCACGGCGCAGGGCAAGCAGTACAAGGAATTTCGCGACTTCGCCATTCTTTACCGCGCCAACCACCAGGCGCGCGTGTTCGAGCAGGCGCTGCGCAAGGCGCAGATTCCCTACAAGGTATCGGGCGGCCAGAGCTTTTTCGACCGCGCCGAAATCAAGGACCTGTGCGGCTGGTTTCGCCTGTGGGTCAACAACGACGACGACCCGGCGTTCCTGCGCGCGATCACCACGCCCAAGCGCGGCATCGGCCACACCACGCTCGCGAGCCTCGGCACCTTTGCGAGCCAGTACAAGCTCAGCCTGTTCGAAGCGCTGTTCAGCCCCTCGCTGCCGAGCGTGATGCCCAAGCGCACGCTGGAGGGCATCCACGAGTTCGGCCGCTACATCAACGACCTGGAATACCGCGCGCGCCGCACCATGGGCGCCGAAGATTCGCGCACCTTCATGCTCGACTGGCTGAAGGAGATCGACTACGAGAAGCACCTCTACGACGGCGAGGACAGCGAACAGGCCGCGGCCGCGCGCTGGACCAACGTGCTGGAGTTCGTCGACTGGATGTCGCAGCGTGCCGGCGGCACCCTCGACGACGCCTCGGGCGCCGACAACAACATCGAGAGCGAGCGCAAGAGCCTGCTCGAAGTGGCGCAGACCATTTCGCTGCTCTCGACCATCAGCGAGCGCGAGCAGGACCAGAACGTGGTCACGCTTTCGACGCTGCATGCCTCCAAGGGCCTCGAGTGGCCGCACGTGATGCTGATCGGCGTGACGGAGGGGCTGCTGCCATTCAAGCTCGAGGACGACAACGGCCGCCAACTCAAGGTGAGCGACGAAACGCTGCAGCGGCTGCAGGAAGAGCGCCGCCTGATGTACGTGGGCATCACGCGCGCGCAGCGCAGCCTGGCGGTGAGCTGGACCAAGAAGCGCAAGCAGGGCCGCGAAATGGTGCCTTGCGTGCCGAGCCGATTCATCGCCGAAATGGGCCTGGACAAGGCCACCACCCGCGAAGACCCCCGCGAGAAGCTCAAGGCGCTGCGAGCCGAGTTCGCGCGCAAGGCCCAGGACAGTGCGGCGGCTGCAGCGGCCGCAGCCTCCGCGTCATGA
- the hemE gene encoding uroporphyrinogen decarboxylase yields MPFAPLQNDTFLRACWRQATDHTPVWLMRQAGRYLPEYVATRAKAGSFMGLATNTDYATEVTLQPLERYALDAAILFSDILTVPDAMGLGLSFEAGEGPRFARPVRDEAAVAALEVPDMAKLRYVFDAVASIRKALDGRVPLIGFSGSPWTLACYMVEGAGSSDYRLVKSMLYSRPDLMHRLLAVNADSVATYLNAQIDAGAQAVMVFDSWGGVLADGAFQEFSLAYTARVLAGLKRNGADGQPVPRIVFTKGGGLWLEAMRELDCEVLGVDWTVNLAAARRLVGEGSDGKAKALQGNIDPNVLFAPPQQIEAEVAKVLQAFGKPHAGSAKGPTHIFNLGHGISQFTPPDHVAALVQAVHVQSRSLRS; encoded by the coding sequence ATGCCTTTCGCCCCATTGCAAAACGACACTTTCCTGCGGGCCTGCTGGCGCCAGGCTACCGACCACACCCCCGTCTGGCTCATGCGCCAGGCCGGGCGCTACCTGCCCGAGTACGTGGCCACCCGCGCCAAGGCCGGCAGCTTCATGGGGCTGGCGACCAACACGGACTACGCCACTGAAGTCACCCTGCAGCCGCTCGAACGCTATGCGCTCGATGCCGCCATTCTTTTCTCCGACATCCTCACCGTGCCCGACGCCATGGGCCTTGGCCTTTCGTTCGAGGCCGGCGAAGGCCCGCGCTTTGCACGACCCGTGCGCGACGAGGCCGCCGTTGCCGCGCTCGAAGTGCCGGACATGGCCAAGCTGCGCTACGTGTTCGATGCCGTGGCGTCGATCCGCAAGGCCCTCGACGGCCGCGTGCCCCTCATCGGCTTTTCGGGCAGCCCCTGGACCCTGGCGTGCTATATGGTCGAGGGCGCGGGCTCCAGCGACTACCGGCTCGTGAAGAGCATGCTCTACAGCCGCCCCGACCTCATGCACCGCCTGCTCGCGGTCAATGCCGACTCGGTGGCCACCTACCTCAATGCGCAGATCGACGCCGGCGCCCAGGCCGTGATGGTGTTCGACAGCTGGGGCGGCGTGCTCGCCGACGGCGCCTTTCAAGAATTCAGCCTGGCCTACACCGCACGCGTACTGGCCGGCCTGAAGCGCAACGGTGCCGACGGCCAGCCCGTGCCGCGCATCGTGTTCACCAAGGGTGGCGGCCTGTGGCTCGAAGCCATGCGCGAGCTCGACTGCGAAGTGCTCGGCGTCGACTGGACCGTGAACCTTGCGGCCGCGCGCCGCCTGGTCGGCGAAGGCAGCGACGGCAAGGCCAAGGCACTGCAGGGCAACATCGACCCCAACGTGCTGTTCGCGCCCCCCCAGCAAATCGAGGCCGAGGTGGCCAAAGTGCTCCAGGCTTTCGGCAAGCCGCACGCCGGCTCGGCCAAGGGGCCGACCCACATCTTCAACCTGGGCCACGGCATCAGCCAATTTACGCCGCCCGACCACGTGGCAGCGCTGGTGCAGGCGGTGCATGTGCAATCCCGCTCCTTGCGCAGTTGA
- a CDS encoding MFS transporter, with amino-acid sequence MNTAHTAAQPGSAARASSGTAASAASTSSSSSSKFATVLRVTGGNFMEMFDFFLFGFYATQISKAFFPAGDEFASLMLTFMTFGAGFLMRPLGAIFLGAYVDRVGRRKGLIVTLALMALGTLLIACVPAYATIGFAAPLLVLVGRLLQGFSAGVELGGVSVYLSEMATPGRKGFYVSWQSASQQVAIVVAAALGYWLNVTFTSQEIGDFYWRIPFFVGCLIVPVLFIIRRSLQETEEFMARKHRPDAREIFQSMMANWGLVVAGMMLVSMTTVSFYLITVYTPTFGKSVLHLSTTDALIVTLCVAISNFIWLPIMGALSDRVGRKPLLILFTALTILTAYPSLKWLVGAPSFARMLEVELWLSFLYASYNGAMVVALTEVMPVNVRTAGFSLAYSLATALFGGFTPAIATGLIEMTGDKGAPGLWMTAAAVCGLVATLLLYRRQVNPVDSVRVPVV; translated from the coding sequence ATGAATACCGCGCACACCGCCGCGCAACCGGGCTCGGCCGCCCGCGCTTCTTCAGGCACCGCAGCCTCTGCTGCTTCGACGTCCTCTTCCTCTTCTTCAAAATTCGCCACCGTCCTGCGTGTGACGGGCGGCAATTTCATGGAGATGTTCGACTTCTTCCTGTTCGGCTTCTACGCCACGCAGATCTCCAAGGCCTTCTTCCCGGCCGGCGACGAATTCGCCTCGCTGATGCTGACCTTCATGACCTTCGGCGCCGGGTTCCTGATGCGGCCGCTGGGCGCAATTTTTCTGGGCGCGTATGTCGACCGCGTCGGCCGCCGCAAGGGCCTGATCGTCACGCTCGCGCTGATGGCGCTGGGCACGCTGCTCATCGCCTGCGTGCCGGCCTACGCCACCATCGGCTTCGCGGCGCCGCTGCTGGTGCTGGTCGGCCGGCTGCTGCAGGGCTTCTCGGCCGGCGTGGAATTGGGCGGTGTCTCGGTCTACCTGTCCGAGATGGCCACGCCGGGACGCAAGGGCTTTTACGTGAGCTGGCAGTCGGCCAGCCAGCAAGTCGCCATCGTCGTGGCGGCGGCGCTCGGCTATTGGCTGAACGTGACCTTCACTTCGCAGGAGATCGGCGACTTCTATTGGCGCATTCCGTTCTTTGTCGGCTGCCTGATCGTGCCGGTGCTGTTCATCATTCGCCGCTCGCTGCAAGAGACCGAGGAGTTCATGGCGCGCAAGCACCGCCCCGATGCGCGCGAAATCTTCCAGTCGATGATGGCCAACTGGGGCCTGGTGGTCGCCGGAATGATGCTGGTGTCGATGACGACCGTGTCGTTCTACCTGATCACGGTCTACACGCCAACCTTCGGCAAGTCGGTGCTGCACCTGAGCACGACCGATGCGCTCATCGTCACGCTCTGCGTAGCCATTTCCAACTTCATCTGGCTGCCGATCATGGGCGCGCTTTCCGACCGCGTGGGACGCAAGCCGCTGTTGATCCTGTTCACGGCGCTGACCATCCTCACCGCGTACCCGTCGCTCAAGTGGCTGGTGGGCGCGCCGAGCTTCGCGCGCATGCTCGAAGTGGAGCTGTGGCTCTCGTTCCTCTACGCGAGCTACAACGGCGCGATGGTGGTGGCCCTCACCGAAGTGATGCCGGTCAACGTGCGCACCGCCGGCTTCTCGCTGGCCTACAGCCTGGCCACGGCGCTGTTCGGCGGCTTCACGCCGGCCATTGCCACCGGCTTGATCGAGATGACGGGCGACAAAGGCGCGCCGGGTTTGTGGATGACCGCAGCGGCCGTCTGCGGGCTGGTCGCCACGTTGCTGCTGTATCGGCGACAGGTGAATCCTGTGGATTCGGTGCGGGTGCCGGTGGTCTGA
- a CDS encoding protein-disulfide reductase DsbD family protein: MILSRFQFLATFLVATAAACMPAAAQLASRPGAAVTTPHVRAELVAHAPNGVSPGAPVWVGLQITHQPEWHTYWKNAGDSGLPTELNWTLPAGVAAGEIAWPVPKKIPIGNLANYGYEGTVLLPVPLEVSSNFKPPLALGTGASGLDVRLKATWLVCRKECIPEEGEFTLALPLQGSTALHKTEFDAAQAAQPQPLDKPGTVEVSGNNLQVRLDGLPAAVQGKALGFFPETPELIRTAAVSGKDWTQSWQGGTWTATLPLADQRSASPTTLPLVVTLAEADRQPGQPVAWRTEAPVSGTWPTAAPRAEVSPALQAALAANAANAAAAAPPADLPAQPAGTFIVALLGAVLGGLLLNLMPCVFPILAIKVLGFARQAGNRSAHRTAGLAYTGGVMLSFLALGGAMLALRAAGAQLGWGFQLQSPAVVAALAALFTLIGLNLVGLFEFGRAAPLSVCSAQAKHPIANDFLSGVLAVVIASPCTAPFMGVSLGFAIGLPAAQALLLFAALGLGLALPYLVAGFVPAIARLLPKPGPWMNTLRRLLAFPMFATVAWLVWVLGQQSGIDGAGTLLALLVCMAAIVWALTLRGRTRLVIATVLVAFTAVLTAAIGRNVLQTVEPARLASGAGQRWQPWSAERVAELTGAGQPVFIDFTAAWCVTCQYNKKATLADAEVLADFDSKKVAMLRADWTRRDPAITAALTSLGRSGVPLYVLQAPGKAPVVLTEILGKDEVRAALSAL; the protein is encoded by the coding sequence ATGATCCTCTCCCGCTTCCAATTTTTAGCTACGTTTCTGGTAGCAACCGCCGCAGCCTGCATGCCGGCCGCGGCGCAATTGGCCTCCAGGCCAGGCGCTGCCGTCACCACCCCTCATGTGCGCGCCGAACTGGTTGCGCATGCGCCCAACGGCGTGTCGCCCGGCGCACCGGTCTGGGTCGGGCTGCAGATCACCCACCAGCCCGAGTGGCACACCTACTGGAAGAACGCCGGCGATTCCGGCTTGCCGACGGAGCTGAACTGGACCCTGCCGGCGGGCGTTGCCGCCGGAGAGATCGCCTGGCCCGTGCCCAAGAAGATCCCGATCGGCAACCTGGCCAACTACGGCTACGAGGGCACGGTGCTGCTGCCGGTGCCGCTCGAGGTGTCGAGCAATTTCAAGCCGCCGCTGGCGCTGGGCACGGGTGCCTCGGGCCTCGACGTTCGGCTGAAGGCCACCTGGCTGGTGTGCCGCAAGGAATGCATTCCCGAAGAAGGCGAGTTCACGCTCGCGCTGCCGCTGCAGGGATCGACCGCGCTGCACAAGACCGAGTTCGACGCGGCCCAGGCCGCGCAGCCGCAGCCGCTCGACAAGCCGGGCACCGTGGAAGTCAGCGGCAACAACCTGCAGGTGCGGCTCGACGGCCTGCCCGCCGCCGTCCAGGGCAAGGCCCTCGGGTTCTTCCCCGAAACGCCCGAGCTGATCCGCACCGCCGCGGTCTCGGGCAAGGACTGGACGCAAAGCTGGCAAGGCGGCACCTGGACCGCCACCTTGCCGCTGGCCGACCAGCGCAGCGCGAGCCCCACGACCTTGCCGCTGGTGGTGACGCTGGCCGAGGCGGACAGGCAGCCGGGCCAGCCGGTGGCCTGGCGGACCGAGGCGCCGGTGAGCGGCACCTGGCCGACCGCCGCGCCGCGCGCCGAGGTTTCGCCCGCGCTGCAGGCCGCGCTTGCCGCCAATGCGGCGAATGCGGCTGCCGCCGCGCCGCCCGCGGACCTGCCGGCCCAGCCCGCCGGCACCTTCATCGTCGCGCTGCTGGGCGCCGTGCTCGGCGGCCTGCTGCTCAACCTCATGCCCTGCGTGTTCCCCATCCTGGCCATCAAGGTACTGGGCTTCGCGCGGCAGGCGGGCAACCGCAGCGCCCACCGCACGGCGGGCTTGGCCTACACGGGGGGCGTAATGCTCTCGTTCCTCGCGCTGGGCGGCGCCATGCTGGCCCTGCGCGCGGCGGGCGCCCAGCTCGGCTGGGGCTTCCAGCTGCAATCGCCGGCCGTGGTGGCTGCGCTGGCTGCGCTGTTCACGCTCATAGGTCTCAACCTGGTGGGGCTTTTCGAATTTGGCCGCGCGGCACCGTTGTCGGTGTGCTCCGCCCAGGCCAAGCATCCGATTGCCAATGACTTTCTCTCGGGCGTGCTGGCGGTGGTGATCGCTTCGCCCTGCACCGCGCCGTTCATGGGCGTTTCGCTCGGCTTTGCCATCGGCCTCCCCGCCGCGCAGGCCCTGCTGTTGTTCGCGGCGCTGGGCCTCGGGTTGGCGCTGCCCTACCTGGTGGCGGGCTTCGTTCCGGCCATTGCCCGGCTGCTGCCCAAGCCCGGCCCGTGGATGAACACGCTGCGCCGGCTGCTGGCGTTCCCGATGTTCGCAACCGTGGCGTGGCTGGTCTGGGTGCTGGGGCAGCAAAGCGGCATCGACGGCGCGGGCACGCTGCTCGCGCTGCTGGTGTGCATGGCCGCCATCGTCTGGGCGCTGACGCTGCGCGGCCGCACGCGGCTGGTCATTGCCACGGTGCTGGTCGCCTTTACCGCGGTGCTCACCGCGGCCATTGGCCGCAACGTGCTGCAGACGGTGGAGCCGGCCAGGCTCGCATCGGGCGCCGGCCAGCGCTGGCAGCCGTGGTCGGCCGAACGCGTGGCCGAGCTCACGGGCGCAGGGCAGCCGGTGTTCATCGACTTCACCGCCGCATGGTGCGTGACCTGCCAGTACAACAAGAAGGCCACGTTGGCCGACGCCGAAGTGCTGGCCGATTTCGACAGCAAGAAGGTCGCGATGCTGCGCGCCGACTGGACGCGCCGCGACCCCGCCATTACCGCCGCCCTGACTTCGCTCGGGCGCAGCGGCGTGCCGCTCTACGTGCTGCAGGCGCCTGGCAAGGCGCCGGTCGTGCTGACCGAAATTCTGGGCAAGGACGAGGTTCGCGCAGCGCTCTCGGCGCTTTGA
- a CDS encoding redoxin domain-containing protein, whose product MSLSPSSDSRSIRAARHARAALSRASRRAVVAAAVALGASFLMGNNAFAAPAVGQQAPDFVAVDTSGAKHKLSDFAGKFVVLEWTNPGCPFVRKHYNSGNMPATQKSATAQGVVWLSVNSTERAASDYLQPAALDAWMKSQKASPTAVLMDEDGVIGQAYGARTTPHIFIIDPKGMLVYAGGIDSIASARPDDIKSATNYVNQALGEAFGGKPISAASTRPYGCSVKYKT is encoded by the coding sequence ATGTCACTTTCGCCATCGTCCGACTCGCGTTCCATTCGTGCCGCGCGCCACGCCCGCGCCGCCCTCTCCCGTGCCTCGCGCCGCGCCGTCGTGGCGGCGGCCGTGGCGCTCGGCGCCAGCTTTTTGATGGGCAATAACGCCTTCGCAGCGCCCGCCGTGGGCCAACAGGCGCCTGACTTCGTTGCAGTGGACACCAGCGGCGCCAAGCACAAGCTCTCCGACTTTGCCGGCAAGTTCGTGGTGCTCGAGTGGACCAACCCGGGCTGCCCCTTCGTGCGCAAGCACTACAACAGCGGCAACATGCCGGCCACGCAAAAGTCAGCCACGGCCCAGGGCGTGGTGTGGCTGTCGGTCAACTCCACCGAGCGCGCAGCCAGCGACTACCTGCAGCCCGCCGCGCTCGACGCATGGATGAAGTCGCAAAAGGCGTCGCCCACCGCGGTGCTGATGGACGAAGACGGCGTCATCGGCCAAGCCTACGGCGCGCGCACCACGCCGCACATCTTCATCATCGATCCCAAGGGCATGCTGGTGTACGCGGGCGGCATCGACAGCATCGCCTCAGCCCGGCCCGACGACATCAAGAGCGCGACCAACTACGTCAACCAGGCGCTCGGCGAAGCCTTCGGCGGCAAGCCGATCTCGGCTGCCTCCACGCGGCCCTACGGCTGCTCGGTCAAATACAAGACCTGA
- a CDS encoding AEC family transporter — MLPVFLVTFPFFALIAAGYGAARSRVLPLDAIPGLNTFVLYFALPCMLLRFGADTPIGQLLDGSVALVWGLCALAVVAGTVAFTRNQRIGWNDGAFGALVAAFPNTGFMGVPLLVALLGAQAAGPMIITIAFDLVVTSSLCIALSRLDGAGGAGGASAGAGHHGPRQAARQALRGVLVNPMPWSILLGVLLSAARWRLPGPVERTVAMLADAASPVALFTIGAVLARSALLAREHAASAEVAAAMGVKSALARRAPLADVLPVVGIKLLVHPALVWIVGQGAIALGLPLSSSALMVIVLVAALPSASNVAMLAERFGADNGRIARIILWTTVATFFSFPWAVGLLR; from the coding sequence GTGCTGCCCGTATTTCTCGTTACCTTTCCTTTCTTCGCGTTGATTGCTGCAGGCTATGGCGCTGCGCGGTCGCGCGTCCTTCCACTGGACGCGATTCCCGGCCTCAACACCTTTGTGCTTTACTTCGCGCTGCCCTGCATGCTGCTGCGCTTTGGCGCCGATACGCCCATTGGGCAGTTGCTCGACGGCAGCGTTGCACTGGTGTGGGGCCTGTGCGCGCTGGCTGTGGTGGCGGGCACCGTCGCTTTCACCCGCAACCAGCGCATCGGCTGGAACGACGGTGCCTTCGGCGCGTTGGTGGCGGCGTTTCCGAACACCGGCTTCATGGGCGTGCCGCTATTGGTGGCGCTGCTGGGCGCGCAGGCTGCGGGGCCGATGATCATCACCATTGCGTTCGACCTGGTGGTGACTTCGTCGCTGTGCATTGCCCTCTCGCGGCTCGATGGCGCGGGCGGCGCGGGTGGCGCGAGCGCCGGTGCAGGGCATCACGGCCCGCGGCAGGCGGCTCGGCAGGCGCTGCGCGGCGTACTGGTCAACCCAATGCCGTGGTCCATTCTGCTGGGTGTGCTGTTGTCCGCCGCGCGCTGGCGCCTGCCCGGGCCGGTGGAGCGCACCGTGGCCATGCTGGCCGATGCCGCTTCGCCGGTGGCGCTCTTCACCATTGGCGCGGTGCTGGCCCGGTCGGCACTGCTCGCCCGCGAGCACGCCGCAAGCGCTGAGGTTGCCGCTGCAATGGGCGTCAAGTCGGCGCTTGCGCGCAGGGCGCCGCTGGCCGACGTGCTGCCCGTGGTGGGCATCAAGCTGCTGGTGCATCCCGCGCTGGTGTGGATAGTGGGGCAGGGCGCCATTGCGCTCGGGCTGCCGCTTTCTTCTTCGGCGCTGATGGTGATCGTGCTGGTGGCTGCGCTTCCGAGCGCCAGCAACGTGGCCATGCTGGCCGAGCGCTTTGGCGCCGATAACGGCCGCATCGCCCGCATCATCTTGTGGACGACGGTGGCGACGTTCTTCAGCTTTCCGTGGGCGGTGGGCCTGCTGCGCTGA